The proteins below come from a single Rhizobium etli CFN 42 genomic window:
- a CDS encoding ABC transporter ATP-binding protein, translating into MTDIVPIAGRPLLEVKNLTVEFPLRTGVFRAVSDLSFTIEPGKTLCVVGESGSGKSVTARSILQIVDTPGRIAGGSITLNHPKGGSIDLTSLNPRGRQIRAIRGRDIAMIFQEPMSSLSPIHTVGNQIIEALRLHTRMSKAEARVEAISLLKQVEIPAPEKALDRYAFQYSGGMRQRAMIAMALACKPQLLIADEPTTALDVTTQAEILDLIARLQKANGMAVLFITHDMGVVAQIADDVLVMHNGVAKEYAPVEQIFHAPKDDYTRMLIGSVLKLEQKAEIRLARAPLDRAAAPILELRNLSMDFGEVKALDDVSISLLPGETLGIVGESGSGKTTMGRSIMRLIDPTSGEILYRRADGGIIDLATAKGQTLAAARRELRMVFQDPFGSLNPRMTVSQIIGEPLLVNGIAKGRALDERVCHLMEQVGLDPRARERYPHAFSGGQRQRIGIARAITLNPRVIVADEATSALDVSVRSQVLDLLMRLQDELGLAYIFISHDIGVIRYMCDRVGVMYKGQLVEIGEAEKVCRTPEHAYTQALISAIPRPDPRDRDHSRRFRYVAPDNLKNGSSQR; encoded by the coding sequence ATGACCGACATCGTACCCATTGCCGGCAGGCCGCTTCTTGAGGTGAAGAACCTCACCGTCGAATTCCCGCTGCGCACCGGCGTCTTTCGCGCCGTCAGCGACCTGTCCTTTACAATAGAGCCGGGCAAAACGCTCTGCGTGGTGGGTGAAAGCGGATCCGGAAAGTCGGTGACGGCGCGCTCGATCCTGCAGATTGTCGACACGCCCGGCCGTATTGCCGGTGGTTCGATCACACTGAACCACCCGAAGGGCGGCTCGATTGATCTGACCAGCCTCAATCCGCGCGGGCGACAGATCCGGGCGATCCGCGGCCGCGATATCGCGATGATCTTCCAGGAGCCGATGTCGTCGCTGTCGCCCATCCATACCGTTGGCAACCAGATCATCGAGGCGCTTCGCCTTCACACCAGGATGAGCAAGGCGGAGGCGCGCGTCGAGGCCATATCGCTGCTCAAGCAGGTCGAGATCCCCGCGCCGGAGAAGGCGTTGGATCGCTACGCCTTCCAATATTCCGGTGGCATGCGCCAGCGCGCGATGATCGCCATGGCGCTCGCCTGCAAGCCGCAACTGCTGATCGCCGACGAGCCGACCACGGCCCTCGACGTGACGACGCAGGCCGAGATTCTCGACCTGATTGCCCGCCTGCAGAAGGCCAACGGCATGGCCGTCCTTTTCATAACGCATGATATGGGTGTCGTGGCGCAGATCGCCGATGACGTTCTGGTCATGCATAACGGTGTCGCCAAGGAATATGCGCCGGTCGAGCAGATCTTTCACGCCCCGAAGGACGATTATACCCGCATGTTGATTGGCTCGGTGCTGAAGCTGGAGCAGAAGGCGGAGATTCGCCTGGCACGGGCGCCGCTCGATCGGGCGGCGGCGCCGATCCTGGAATTGCGTAATCTTTCGATGGATTTCGGCGAGGTAAAAGCACTCGACGACGTCTCCATTTCGCTGCTGCCGGGCGAAACCCTCGGCATTGTCGGAGAGAGCGGGTCCGGTAAGACGACAATGGGCCGCTCGATCATGCGGCTGATCGATCCGACATCAGGCGAGATCCTCTATCGCCGCGCTGATGGCGGCATCATCGACCTGGCTACGGCAAAAGGCCAGACGCTTGCGGCCGCGCGGCGCGAATTGCGTATGGTGTTCCAGGATCCCTTCGGCTCCCTCAATCCGCGCATGACCGTCTCCCAGATCATCGGCGAACCGCTGCTGGTCAACGGCATCGCCAAGGGACGGGCGCTGGACGAGCGCGTCTGCCACCTGATGGAGCAGGTCGGCCTTGATCCAAGGGCGCGCGAACGTTATCCGCATGCCTTCTCCGGCGGTCAGCGCCAACGTATCGGCATTGCCCGCGCCATTACGCTCAATCCGCGCGTCATCGTCGCCGATGAGGCGACTTCGGCGCTCGACGTCTCGGTGCGTTCGCAGGTGCTCGATCTCCTGATGCGCCTGCAGGACGAACTCGGGCTCGCCTATATCTTCATCAGCCACGACATCGGTGTCATCCGCTACATGTGCGACCGCGTCGGCGTCATGTACAAGGGCCAACTCGTCGAAATCGGCGAGGCGGAGAAAGTCTGCCGCACGCCGGAGCATGCTTACACACAGGCGCTCATATCGGCCATTCCGCGGCCCGATCCACGCGACCGCGATCATTCGCGGCGCTTCCGCTACGTCGCTCCCGATAATCTGAAGAACGGGAGCTCTCAGCGATGA
- a CDS encoding ABC transporter permease: MADIAVTNIQPDRAAVASQWQLIWWAFRRHKLAMVALVVTVLMYVVALVPGFFAINDPNLQNARATFHPPQKLHLIDTENGFSFGPHYYPMKLTRDPETLAAIFKEDTTKRVDVQFFGRGYEYSVFGLFNTNIHLIASPDKTTPLLLFGADRLGRDVFSRTVQGSQVSLSIGLVGVFLSLMLGIVIGGISGYYGGRIDFFMQRVIDFVLSLPTIPIWLAMAAALPQDWPATLQYMMITIILSLTGWAQLARVVRGRFLSLRTEEFVAAARLDGVREGRIIFRHMLPSFASHIIASITLAVPAMILAETSLSFLGLGLQPPTISWGVLLREAQNIRSIATAPWLFLPGCAVVVAVMALNLLGDGLRDAADPYNK; the protein is encoded by the coding sequence ATGGCCGACATCGCCGTTACAAATATTCAGCCGGATCGCGCCGCCGTCGCATCGCAGTGGCAGCTGATCTGGTGGGCCTTTCGCCGCCACAAGCTGGCCATGGTGGCGCTCGTCGTTACCGTGCTGATGTATGTCGTTGCCTTGGTTCCGGGCTTCTTCGCCATCAACGATCCAAATTTGCAAAATGCGCGGGCGACCTTTCATCCGCCGCAGAAACTGCATCTGATCGATACCGAGAACGGGTTTTCATTCGGTCCGCATTATTATCCGATGAAGCTGACCCGTGATCCGGAAACGCTCGCCGCCATCTTCAAGGAAGACACGACGAAGCGCGTCGACGTCCAATTCTTCGGACGCGGCTACGAATATTCCGTTTTTGGCCTGTTCAACACCAACATCCATCTGATCGCCTCGCCCGACAAGACCACGCCGCTGCTTCTCTTCGGCGCCGACCGGCTTGGGCGTGATGTTTTCAGCAGGACGGTGCAAGGCTCGCAGGTTTCGCTGTCGATCGGCCTCGTCGGCGTCTTCCTGTCGTTGATGCTCGGCATCGTGATCGGCGGCATCTCCGGATATTACGGTGGCCGCATCGATTTCTTCATGCAGCGTGTAATCGATTTCGTGCTGTCGCTGCCGACGATACCGATCTGGCTCGCCATGGCTGCGGCCCTTCCGCAGGATTGGCCGGCGACGCTGCAATACATGATGATCACAATCATCCTGTCGCTGACCGGCTGGGCCCAGCTTGCCCGCGTCGTTCGTGGTCGTTTCCTGTCATTGCGCACCGAAGAATTCGTCGCTGCCGCCAGACTGGATGGCGTTCGCGAAGGCCGCATCATCTTTCGCCACATGCTGCCGAGCTTTGCCAGCCACATCATCGCGTCGATCACGCTCGCAGTGCCGGCGATGATTCTGGCCGAAACCTCTCTTTCCTTCCTGGGGCTCGGGCTGCAGCCGCCGACCATTTCCTGGGGCGTGCTGCTGCGCGAGGCCCAGAACATTCGTTCGATCGCCACGGCGCCCTGGCTCTTCCTGCCGGGCTGCGCCGTCGTGGTCGCCGTCATGGCGCTCAATCTCCTCGGCGACGGTCTGCGCGACGCGGCCGACCCCTACAACAAATGA
- a CDS encoding ABC transporter permease, giving the protein MLVFIAKRLLWMIPSLFAVSFLAFVLIQLPPGDYVTTYIATLAASNEIVDQNTAAQLRERFGLDDPMLIQYFKWIWGILSRGDFGISFEWQQPVSDLIWERMALTLVLALATLIATWAIALPIGVYSAVRKYSIGDYFFTAFTFFGLAVPSFLLALVLMYVAAVEFGQDVGGLFSPQYENAPWSFAKMVDLFSHLWLPVIILAVSSTASLIRVMRANMLDELPKPYVTTARAKGLSEFRLLMKYPLMIALNPFISTIAWLLPNLISGSVVVAIVLNLPTAAPLLLQALMAQDMYLAGAFVLLICALTLIGSLISDILLALVDPRIRLE; this is encoded by the coding sequence ATGCTGGTCTTTATCGCCAAACGACTGCTATGGATGATTCCATCGCTCTTTGCCGTCAGCTTTCTCGCTTTCGTGCTGATCCAGCTGCCGCCGGGCGACTACGTCACGACCTATATTGCTACGCTGGCGGCCTCCAATGAAATCGTCGATCAGAACACCGCTGCACAATTGCGCGAACGCTTCGGACTCGATGACCCCATGCTCATCCAATATTTCAAATGGATTTGGGGCATCCTCTCGCGCGGCGATTTCGGCATCTCCTTCGAATGGCAGCAGCCGGTCTCCGACCTGATCTGGGAGCGAATGGCGCTGACCCTTGTTCTGGCTCTGGCGACATTGATTGCCACCTGGGCGATCGCGCTGCCCATCGGCGTCTATTCCGCCGTGCGCAAATATTCGATCGGCGACTATTTCTTCACAGCCTTCACTTTCTTCGGTCTGGCCGTTCCGTCCTTCCTGCTGGCGCTGGTGCTGATGTATGTCGCGGCGGTCGAATTCGGCCAGGATGTCGGCGGGCTGTTTTCTCCGCAATATGAGAATGCGCCCTGGAGCTTCGCCAAGATGGTCGATCTGTTCTCGCATCTCTGGCTTCCGGTCATCATTCTGGCCGTGTCCTCGACGGCGAGCCTCATCCGCGTGATGCGGGCCAACATGCTCGACGAACTGCCGAAGCCCTACGTGACGACGGCGCGGGCAAAGGGGCTCTCGGAATTCCGGCTGCTGATGAAATACCCTTTGATGATCGCGCTCAACCCGTTCATCTCGACGATCGCCTGGCTGCTGCCTAATCTCATCTCCGGCTCGGTCGTCGTCGCCATCGTACTCAATCTGCCGACGGCAGCCCCTTTGCTGCTGCAGGCATTGATGGCCCAGGACATGTATCTGGCGGGTGCCTTCGTTCTGCTGATCTGCGCGCTGACGCTGATAGGCTCTCTGATCAGCGACATCCTGCTTGCGCTGGTCGATCCCCGCATCCGGTTGGAATAG
- a CDS encoding ABC transporter substrate-binding protein — MPNEILSRGVTRRAVLGGMAGAAALSIAGRAFAADGEAPALAQLVKDGKLPPLAERLPKKPMVVTPFEKVGTYGGTLRRGLRGSSDHNGILRMVGNQSLVRWNLEFTAVQPNLAERWEVSDDATQFTFHLIEGVRWSDGHPFTADDVVFAIEDCVKNTELYSATPAQLAVAGKPVTVEKIDDYTVKFTFAAPNALYLENLATPLGQHPTLFPKHYCSQFLPKYNPNIEADAKNAGVTSWTELFRNRCGDIEIPTRWGNVVKPTLDPWVVKEPYVGGATRVVMTRNPYFWQVDTAGNQLPYIDEINFGISQDVESLMLNVISGKIDIQERHISVLANKPTLSQNMQKGDYRLLTLVPSASQQCQIYFNITHKDPAMRKMFADKSFRQALSIGINRQELIDIVYFGQSEPYQAGPRPTHPWYHEKYARQFTEYDADKAGAMLDQAGYKKGPDGFRVRPDGQKVFFSVDVIPTLYPDLVDALELVKTHWSQIGIDMKVNTIERALYYTRGDDNAHDAQVWPGPGGLDPMLDPRDFFAFHPQGSRYAIPWTLWYTSNGARGEEPPESQKKRMKLFDEARSTADLDKRGATMKQIFDIAAEEFETVGLCLAVGGFGIIRNNLRNVPEKQPDSWSWPNPGPSMPQQFTFTS, encoded by the coding sequence ATGCCCAATGAAATTCTGTCTCGCGGTGTCACCCGCCGCGCCGTTCTCGGCGGCATGGCTGGTGCTGCAGCACTGTCCATCGCCGGTCGTGCCTTCGCCGCCGACGGGGAAGCGCCTGCGCTGGCGCAACTGGTCAAAGACGGCAAACTGCCGCCGCTGGCCGAGCGCCTGCCGAAGAAGCCGATGGTGGTAACGCCGTTCGAGAAGGTCGGCACATATGGCGGGACGTTGCGCCGCGGCCTGCGCGGTTCATCCGACCATAACGGCATTCTGCGCATGGTCGGCAACCAGAGCCTCGTGCGCTGGAATCTGGAATTCACCGCCGTGCAGCCGAACCTCGCCGAGCGCTGGGAAGTCAGCGACGACGCGACGCAATTCACCTTCCACCTGATCGAAGGTGTGCGCTGGTCGGACGGCCACCCCTTCACGGCCGACGACGTTGTTTTCGCGATCGAAGACTGCGTGAAGAACACCGAGCTTTACAGCGCGACGCCGGCGCAGCTAGCCGTTGCCGGCAAGCCGGTCACTGTCGAAAAGATCGACGATTATACGGTGAAATTCACCTTCGCCGCGCCGAACGCGCTTTATCTCGAAAACCTTGCCACGCCGCTCGGTCAGCATCCGACGCTCTTCCCGAAGCATTACTGCAGCCAGTTCCTGCCGAAGTACAATCCCAACATCGAGGCCGATGCCAAGAATGCAGGCGTCACCAGCTGGACGGAGCTCTTCCGCAACCGCTGCGGCGACATCGAAATTCCGACGCGCTGGGGCAATGTCGTCAAGCCGACACTCGATCCTTGGGTCGTCAAGGAACCCTATGTCGGCGGCGCCACGCGCGTCGTCATGACCCGGAACCCCTATTTCTGGCAGGTCGATACGGCAGGCAACCAGCTTCCCTACATCGATGAGATCAATTTCGGCATTTCGCAGGACGTCGAGTCGCTGATGCTGAACGTCATCTCAGGAAAGATCGACATCCAGGAACGTCACATCAGCGTGCTGGCCAATAAGCCGACTCTCTCCCAGAACATGCAGAAGGGCGATTATCGTCTGCTGACGCTCGTGCCTTCCGCCTCACAACAATGCCAGATCTACTTCAATATCACCCACAAAGATCCTGCCATGCGCAAGATGTTTGCAGACAAGTCCTTCCGGCAGGCGCTCTCGATAGGCATCAATCGCCAAGAACTCATCGACATCGTCTATTTCGGGCAGAGTGAGCCTTATCAGGCCGGGCCGCGTCCGACCCATCCGTGGTATCACGAGAAGTACGCGCGTCAATTCACCGAATACGACGCCGACAAGGCAGGCGCGATGCTTGATCAGGCCGGCTACAAGAAGGGGCCTGACGGCTTTCGCGTGCGGCCCGACGGTCAGAAGGTGTTCTTCTCGGTCGACGTCATTCCGACGCTTTATCCCGATCTCGTCGATGCCCTGGAGCTGGTCAAGACGCATTGGTCGCAGATTGGCATCGACATGAAGGTCAATACGATCGAGCGGGCGCTCTATTATACCCGCGGCGATGACAATGCCCATGATGCGCAGGTGTGGCCGGGGCCGGGTGGTCTCGATCCGATGCTCGACCCTCGCGATTTCTTCGCCTTCCATCCGCAGGGGTCGCGTTACGCCATTCCGTGGACGCTCTGGTATACGTCTAACGGCGCGCGTGGCGAGGAGCCGCCGGAAAGCCAGAAGAAGCGCATGAAGCTGTTCGACGAAGCGCGTTCGACGGCCGATCTCGACAAACGCGGCGCGACCATGAAGCAGATCTTCGACATCGCCGCGGAGGAATTCGAGACCGTGGGCCTTTGCCTCGCGGTCGGCGGCTTCGGCATCATCCGCAATAATCTGCGCAATGTTCCCGAGAAGCAGCCGGATAGCTGGTCCTGGCCCAATCCGGGGCCTTCGATGCCGCAGCAGTTCACCTTCACGAGCTGA
- a CDS encoding FadR/GntR family transcriptional regulator — protein MTFAVDAVSNRGATRFSDIIYEKIVGMIADGNFPVNERLPSETKLAADFGASRPVVREALERLRADGLVVSRKGSGSYVRQRPDSSMLKMVPVGSLADVQRFFEFRAGLEAEAAELAARNWQPADKERITEALLAIEQCLRNGELGADEDQALHDAIAMATGNQFHITVREWFKPHFAIGHSVTRSLSLKRTPEQIRSVQDEHAVIVEAIFARREAEAHDAMKKHILNARARMFQGV, from the coding sequence ATGACGTTTGCAGTCGATGCCGTTTCAAACCGGGGCGCAACGCGCTTCAGCGACATCATCTACGAGAAGATCGTGGGGATGATCGCGGACGGCAATTTTCCTGTCAACGAGCGGCTGCCGTCGGAGACCAAGCTTGCAGCCGATTTTGGCGCATCGAGACCCGTTGTGCGAGAAGCGCTCGAACGACTGAGAGCCGATGGCCTCGTCGTTTCCCGCAAGGGCTCTGGTTCCTATGTCCGGCAGCGGCCGGATTCGTCGATGCTGAAGATGGTCCCGGTCGGCTCGCTTGCCGATGTCCAGCGGTTCTTCGAATTCCGCGCCGGTCTCGAGGCCGAAGCTGCGGAGCTTGCCGCGCGAAACTGGCAGCCGGCTGACAAGGAGCGGATCACTGAGGCGCTTCTTGCGATCGAACAATGTCTGAGGAACGGCGAACTCGGCGCCGACGAAGACCAGGCCCTGCACGACGCGATCGCGATGGCGACAGGCAATCAGTTTCACATCACCGTGCGCGAATGGTTCAAGCCGCATTTCGCCATCGGCCATTCCGTAACGCGAAGCCTGAGCCTGAAACGGACTCCGGAGCAGATCCGCAGCGTTCAGGACGAGCATGCGGTCATCGTCGAGGCGATCTTCGCGCGGCGGGAAGCCGAAGCGCATGATGCGATGAAGAAACACATACTGAATGCGCGTGCCCGCATGTTTCAGGGGGTTTGA
- a CDS encoding NAD-dependent epimerase/dehydratase family protein → MRRIAMTGAAGRVGTLLRPFLRQHFEHLRLIDIHEPADLAENEGFLGADLSKLEEAKAALGDIDGVVHLAGLAGGVDINAILQANVLGTYNLYEAARINKVERVVYASSNHTTGFYPRGEVISPLDPMRPDSPYGLSKCWGELVAGLYYDTSGIRSLSIRIGNAGSYPNSERSIAIWISARDLAQLVQIGLTHPSIAATVVYGVSDTDEKWWDNDLARRLGYQPQDRPRDHARIENGAEGRVARAFQGGGFCEFNHDGNIRMRDAEGLIKDLETAS, encoded by the coding sequence ATGAGACGGATTGCCATGACGGGTGCCGCCGGACGTGTCGGGACGCTGCTGCGCCCGTTTCTGCGGCAGCATTTTGAGCATCTCCGCCTGATCGATATTCATGAGCCCGCGGATCTGGCCGAGAATGAAGGCTTCCTTGGTGCCGATCTGTCAAAGCTCGAAGAGGCAAAGGCCGCTTTGGGCGACATCGACGGTGTCGTTCATCTGGCTGGTCTTGCGGGCGGCGTTGATATCAACGCGATTTTGCAGGCGAATGTGCTCGGCACCTACAATCTCTACGAGGCCGCCCGGATCAACAAGGTCGAGCGGGTCGTCTACGCCTCAAGCAACCATACGACCGGCTTTTATCCCCGCGGCGAGGTCATTTCGCCGCTCGATCCCATGCGACCGGACAGTCCCTACGGACTTTCCAAATGCTGGGGCGAGCTGGTGGCGGGGCTTTATTACGACACATCGGGCATCCGCTCCCTTTCCATCCGCATCGGCAATGCCGGCAGCTACCCCAACAGCGAGCGCTCGATCGCGATCTGGATCAGCGCCCGGGATCTCGCGCAGCTGGTGCAGATCGGGCTCACCCATCCCTCGATCGCCGCGACGGTGGTCTACGGCGTATCCGATACGGACGAAAAATGGTGGGACAACGATCTGGCGAGGCGGCTCGGCTACCAGCCGCAGGATCGGCCGCGTGATCACGCCCGTATCGAGAACGGCGCCGAGGGACGGGTCGCCCGTGCCTTTCAGGGCGGCGGTTTCTGCGAATTCAACCATGACGGCAACATCCGCATGCGCGATGCCGAGGGTCTCATCAAAGACCTGGAGACGGCATCGTGA
- a CDS encoding SMP-30/gluconolactonase/LRE family protein — MTAPRIVEPKIRSVLQQPLTVGESPVWDEKTGALWLVDILAPAIVRISAEGKADRFDMPAAVGCLGLCRDGRIVVGLQTGVHIFHPVNRHLEFLCDPTGRELIGRLNDGKVGPDGHLWVGSISEAKPQVNDAALFRVGADGSTRTIATGLTSSNGLAWSPDGRRMYHSDSRQCFLQAFDFDPGTGELGEGRRLRSFTEEQGRPDGATTDRDGFYWSAGVSAGRLNRISPEGEIVEIYILPVAAPTMPCFGGPDFNTLYVTSLSTDRTGRFEAGTVIAFDVDAEGLPPFRFGKQSS, encoded by the coding sequence GTGACGGCGCCCCGCATCGTTGAACCGAAGATCCGTTCGGTGCTGCAGCAGCCGCTGACGGTCGGTGAATCGCCGGTGTGGGACGAAAAGACCGGCGCGCTCTGGCTGGTCGACATCCTGGCGCCGGCGATTGTCCGTATCTCGGCAGAGGGCAAGGCTGATCGGTTTGACATGCCGGCGGCGGTCGGCTGCCTGGGGCTTTGCCGCGACGGCAGGATCGTCGTTGGTCTCCAGACCGGAGTCCACATCTTTCACCCGGTTAATCGTCATCTCGAATTTCTCTGCGATCCAACCGGGCGCGAGTTGATCGGCCGCCTCAACGACGGCAAGGTCGGCCCGGACGGGCATTTATGGGTCGGCTCGATCAGCGAAGCCAAGCCGCAGGTGAACGACGCGGCGCTGTTCCGTGTCGGCGCCGATGGCAGCACGCGGACCATCGCGACGGGATTGACAAGCTCCAACGGCCTCGCCTGGTCGCCGGATGGGCGACGCATGTATCACTCCGACAGCCGGCAATGCTTCCTGCAGGCCTTCGATTTCGATCCCGGGACGGGAGAACTCGGCGAAGGACGCCGTCTTCGCAGCTTCACTGAAGAACAGGGACGGCCTGATGGCGCGACGACCGATCGCGACGGGTTCTACTGGAGCGCCGGCGTTTCCGCCGGCCGCCTCAACAGAATATCGCCTGAAGGCGAGATCGTCGAAATCTACATTCTGCCGGTCGCAGCACCGACCATGCCGTGTTTCGGAGGGCCCGATTTCAACACCCTCTACGTCACGAGCCTGTCGACCGACCGGACCGGCCGTTTCGAGGCGGGCACGGTCATCGCCTTCGACGTGGATGCGGAGGGGCTGCCGCCTTTCCGCTTCGGCAAGCAATCATCTTGA
- a CDS encoding dihydrodipicolinate synthase family protein, protein MSIAIMRKALTGVSGVPVTAYDGGGEVEPRITAKVYARVAAAGIHNIVAAGNTGEFYALTPQEIRIVHEAAVAGVDGQAPVTAAVGRSLREAIGMAKDAAAIGASAVMSHQPVDPFAAPSAQIDYFCNLADASALPLVAYVRAEGFSVAEIVRLANHGNIAGIKFATTDLMLLSRAIPAADPNGALFVCGLAESWAPTFTAAGARGFTSGLVNVAPKLSLAVQDSLEKGDFAAARAIVGKLEPFERMRTKFRNGANVTVVKEAVTYSGLDVGPVRVPGLPQLDQQDREELHRLLRGWEAEGDIQTQQDRQAVKAAG, encoded by the coding sequence ATGAGCATCGCGATCATGCGCAAGGCGCTTACGGGCGTATCGGGCGTGCCTGTCACGGCTTATGACGGCGGGGGCGAAGTCGAACCCCGGATTACCGCGAAGGTTTATGCGCGGGTGGCGGCGGCGGGCATTCACAACATCGTCGCAGCCGGCAATACCGGGGAATTCTACGCGCTGACGCCGCAAGAGATCCGCATCGTCCACGAAGCGGCGGTCGCGGGCGTCGACGGGCAAGCACCGGTGACGGCGGCGGTCGGCCGGTCGCTACGCGAGGCGATCGGCATGGCTAAGGATGCGGCTGCGATCGGGGCATCAGCCGTCATGTCGCACCAACCCGTCGACCCCTTCGCAGCACCTTCGGCCCAGATCGATTATTTCTGCAATCTCGCCGATGCGTCCGCCCTGCCGCTCGTCGCCTATGTCAGGGCCGAGGGTTTTAGCGTCGCCGAGATCGTCCGCCTCGCCAATCACGGAAATATTGCCGGCATCAAATTCGCGACGACCGACCTGATGCTGCTGTCGCGCGCGATCCCCGCCGCCGATCCGAATGGCGCGCTGTTCGTCTGCGGCCTGGCAGAAAGCTGGGCGCCGACATTCACCGCAGCCGGCGCGCGCGGCTTCACGTCAGGCCTCGTCAACGTCGCGCCAAAGCTTTCGCTCGCCGTCCAGGACTCGCTTGAAAAGGGCGATTTCGCCGCGGCGAGAGCAATCGTCGGCAAGCTCGAACCCTTCGAGCGGATGCGGACCAAATTCCGCAACGGCGCGAACGTCACGGTCGTGAAGGAGGCCGTCACCTATTCCGGCCTCGATGTCGGGCCGGTGCGCGTGCCGGGATTGCCGCAGCTCGATCAGCAGGACCGCGAGGAGCTGCACCGCCTGCTTCGAGGCTGGGAGGCCGAGGGCGACATTCAAACGCAGCAGGACCGGCAGGCCGTGAAGGCTGCCGGCTGA
- a CDS encoding ABC transporter substrate-binding protein, with amino-acid sequence MLKQLLTTIAVTGALMAAQPSLAASPPNMLVIGTNLTGIRTLDPAQNNARTVSELISNLYDNLVQLSPDDLKTLKPMLATQWSVSDDGKIITLTLRDDAVFQSGNKVTAEDAAWSIQRVIKMGQVGSTDVALWGFTADNVEKLVRAKDEHTLEIELPQAVNTDLVLYSLAGSSIGIVDKKTVLSHEANGDFGGAWLSANSAGSGPFSLAQWRPNDVAIFNAQPKYWGGKPAMARVVARHIPESGNLRLQLEAGDVDVGQYVASGDLDALSSNKDMVIENVPGLGFYYIALNQKDPDLQKPKVREAFQHAFDWKAISGNIMRYTGFPWQSMIPRGMIGAPEAADVRYNYDPAKAKQLLVEAGYPNGLKKVLNPSGAPTLPFAEALQASARAAGFDLDLVPGEFTPAFRERKFEVLLGNSGARLPDPFAVATQYAFNPDNSDEARLGSYYLWRTGMKVDELNTLIDQSMKERDTGKRTDIFKKMDGIYAGMASPLVIFFQRTDPYVMRANVKGYHGHTTWSTRWHDVTKE; translated from the coding sequence ATGCTGAAACAGCTATTGACGACAATCGCAGTTACCGGCGCCCTGATGGCCGCGCAGCCGAGCCTGGCGGCATCGCCGCCCAATATGCTGGTGATTGGAACGAATCTGACCGGCATCCGCACGCTCGATCCGGCCCAGAACAATGCCCGCACGGTCTCCGAGCTGATCTCGAACCTCTACGACAACCTCGTGCAACTGTCCCCGGACGATTTGAAGACGCTGAAGCCGATGCTGGCGACGCAATGGAGCGTATCGGACGACGGCAAGATCATCACGCTGACCCTGCGCGACGATGCGGTCTTCCAGAGCGGCAACAAGGTGACCGCCGAGGATGCGGCCTGGTCGATCCAGCGCGTCATCAAGATGGGTCAGGTCGGCTCCACGGACGTCGCGCTCTGGGGCTTCACGGCCGATAATGTCGAAAAGCTGGTCCGCGCCAAGGACGAACACACGCTGGAGATCGAGCTGCCGCAGGCGGTGAATACCGACCTTGTGCTCTATTCGCTGGCAGGCTCCTCGATCGGCATTGTCGACAAAAAGACGGTGCTGTCGCATGAGGCGAACGGCGATTTCGGCGGCGCCTGGCTCTCGGCCAATTCCGCCGGCAGCGGTCCGTTCAGCCTGGCGCAATGGCGTCCGAACGACGTGGCGATCTTCAATGCCCAGCCAAAATATTGGGGCGGCAAGCCGGCCATGGCGCGTGTCGTCGCCCGCCACATCCCGGAATCCGGCAATCTCCGGCTTCAGCTGGAGGCCGGCGACGTCGATGTCGGCCAGTACGTGGCGAGCGGCGATCTCGATGCCCTCTCCAGCAACAAGGATATGGTCATCGAGAACGTTCCGGGTCTTGGCTTCTATTATATCGCCCTCAACCAGAAAGATCCCGACCTGCAGAAGCCGAAGGTTCGCGAGGCCTTCCAGCATGCCTTCGACTGGAAGGCGATCTCCGGCAACATCATGCGCTACACTGGTTTTCCCTGGCAGTCGATGATCCCGCGCGGGATGATCGGCGCTCCCGAAGCGGCTGATGTTCGCTATAACTACGATCCCGCCAAGGCGAAGCAGCTGCTGGTGGAGGCCGGCTATCCCAATGGCCTGAAGAAAGTGCTCAATCCCTCGGGAGCACCAACCTTGCCCTTCGCGGAAGCGCTGCAGGCGAGCGCACGGGCCGCCGGCTTCGATCTCGATCTCGTGCCCGGCGAATTCACGCCCGCCTTCCGCGAGCGCAAATTCGAAGTGCTGCTCGGCAATTCCGGCGCCCGCCTGCCCGATCCTTTCGCCGTCGCCACGCAATATGCCTTCAATCCCGACAATAGCGACGAGGCACGCCTCGGCAGCTATTATCTCTGGCGTACCGGCATGAAGGTGGACGAGCTCAACACGCTCATCGATCAATCGATGAAGGAGCGCGACACGGGCAAACGCACCGATATCTTCAAGAAGATGGACGGCATCTATGCCGGCATGGCTTCCCCGCTCGTCATCTTCTTCCAGCGAACCGACCCCTATGTCATGCGCGCCAACGTGAAGGGCTATCACGGGCACACGACCTGGTCGACGCGCTGGCATGATGTGACCAAGGAGTAG